From a single Sander vitreus isolate 19-12246 chromosome 2, sanVit1, whole genome shotgun sequence genomic region:
- the LOC144523575 gene encoding OCIA domain-containing protein 1 isoform X1, translated as MTSTTTGFTEERQQRGAQAPVGLGYIPTEEERRVFRECNQESFWYRSVPFSVVSVAITQALVAKGILSASPRFSYLLKVAFAGFCGYMAGKISYMKTCQKKFKRLENSPLGEALRQSTGLFPQSSKAPQSELSDPDSPTFDTMFQTAEVPGQTPTNTRKQGFGYNSESPVPMGKADDFSAPVEDEEPRRKAILYEDLRLKNRENYEVTLTQKSETLLKTSPEKEPGRPKKDVKKNIYGDAWEE; from the exons ATGACGTCCACCACTACAGGTTTTACAGAGGAGCGGCAGCAGAGAGGAGCACAG GCTCCAGTGGGCTTGGGGTACATCCCcacagaagaggagaggagggtgtTTAGAGAGTGCAACCAGGAGAGTTTTTGGTACAGGT CGGTGCCCTTCTCTGTGGTTAGTGTGGCTATCACTCAAGCCCTAGTTGCCAAAG GGATTCTGTCTGCATCTCCAAGATTTAGTTATCTACTCAAAGTGGCCT TTGCTGGCTTTTGTGGCTACATGGCAGGGAAAATTTCATACATGAAAACGTGCCAGAAGAAGTTCAAGAGGTTGGAGAACTCCCCTCTGGGAGAGGCCCTCAGACAGAGCACAGGACTGTTTCCACAATC TTCCAAGGCTCCTCAGTCAGAGCTGAGTGACCCAGACTCCCCAACATTTGACACCATGTTCCAGACAGCAGAAGTCCCCGGCCAGACGCCCACCAACACCAGAAAACAAGGATTTGGCTACAATTCAGAGTCACCCGTGCCAATGGGCAAAGCAGATGACTTCAGTGCTCCAG TGGAAGATGAAGAGCCCAGGAGGAAGGCCATCCTCTATGAGGACCTGAGGCTCAAGAACAGAGAGAACTACGAAGTCACACTCACTCAGAAGTCCGAGACACTGCTCAAAACATCACCTGAGAAGGAGCCAGGCAGACCCAAGAAAGACG TGAAGAAGAACATCTATGGAGATGCCTGGGAGGAGTGA
- the chic2 gene encoding cysteine-rich hydrophobic domain-containing protein 2: MMEDFDEIYEEEEEEEEEEDEDRAAEEQLLKYAPDPVVVRGSGHVTVFGLSNKFESEFPSALTGKVAPEEFKASINRVNSCLRKTLPVNVRWLLCGCLCCCCTLGFSLWPVICLSKRTRRSIEKLLEWENSRLYHKLCLHWILSKRKCETNNMMEYVILIEFLPKIPIFRPD, from the exons ATGATGGAGGACTTTGATGAGATCtacgaagaggaggaggaggaggaggaagaggaggacgaggacaGGGCCGCGGAGGAGCAGCTCCTCAAGTACGCTCCGGACCCGGTGGTGGTGCGAGGGTCCGGCCACGTCACTGT CTTTGGGCTTAGTAACAAATTTGAGTCAGAATTTCCTTCAGCACTAACAGGAAAG GTGGCACCAGAGGAATTCAAAGCCAGTATCAACCGTGTAAACAGCTGCCTGAGGAAGACGCTGCCAGTGAACGTGCGGTGGCTCCTGTGTGGCTGCCTCTGCTGCTGTTGCACATTGGGCTTCAGTTTGTGGCCTGTCATCTGTCTCAGCAAGAGG ACAAGACGATCTATAGAGAAACTTCTGGAGTGGGAGAACAGCAGACTTTACCACAAG TTGTGTTTGCATTGGATACTAAGCAAAAGGAAGTGTGAAACCAACAACATGATGGAATAT GTAATCTTAATAGAGTTCTTACCTAAGATCCCCATCTTCAGACCAGACTAG
- the LOC144523575 gene encoding OCIA domain-containing protein 1 isoform X2: MTSTTTGFTEERQQRGAQAPVGLGYIPTEEERRVFRECNQESFWYRFAGFCGYMAGKISYMKTCQKKFKRLENSPLGEALRQSTGLFPQSSKAPQSELSDPDSPTFDTMFQTAEVPGQTPTNTRKQGFGYNSESPVPMGKADDFSAPVEDEEPRRKAILYEDLRLKNRENYEVTLTQKSETLLKTSPEKEPGRPKKDVKKNIYGDAWEE, from the exons ATGACGTCCACCACTACAGGTTTTACAGAGGAGCGGCAGCAGAGAGGAGCACAG GCTCCAGTGGGCTTGGGGTACATCCCcacagaagaggagaggagggtgtTTAGAGAGTGCAACCAGGAGAGTTTTTGGTACAGGT TTGCTGGCTTTTGTGGCTACATGGCAGGGAAAATTTCATACATGAAAACGTGCCAGAAGAAGTTCAAGAGGTTGGAGAACTCCCCTCTGGGAGAGGCCCTCAGACAGAGCACAGGACTGTTTCCACAATC TTCCAAGGCTCCTCAGTCAGAGCTGAGTGACCCAGACTCCCCAACATTTGACACCATGTTCCAGACAGCAGAAGTCCCCGGCCAGACGCCCACCAACACCAGAAAACAAGGATTTGGCTACAATTCAGAGTCACCCGTGCCAATGGGCAAAGCAGATGACTTCAGTGCTCCAG TGGAAGATGAAGAGCCCAGGAGGAAGGCCATCCTCTATGAGGACCTGAGGCTCAAGAACAGAGAGAACTACGAAGTCACACTCACTCAGAAGTCCGAGACACTGCTCAAAACATCACCTGAGAAGGAGCCAGGCAGACCCAAGAAAGACG TGAAGAAGAACATCTATGGAGATGCCTGGGAGGAGTGA
- the rhbdd2 gene encoding rhomboid domain-containing protein 2, protein MIRTEHFKMIVQVVKELVPVLTSGILTVILLSCVLFGIETYFNFTQGVFSIGATVFQNGHLHKLLAYPLYHKTSAQLLLNITALVFLSGSLEKGVGTVRFLFLFLLLSTTTGLFYSFLDLLQEDGSQSQAEGLVPVVLACVALTTMHTKMTKGFLCGLSFPTMALPWVLLIITTALIPRSVLPCNIIGILVGWMYGKGWFSFLDMSEARSGALEKMMPFRLLRSIRGVKFVPAFTEERRKTLLPLINPTPGSYPVQAYAPLSSINSPNTVANSYEGWLNSTSALTSPTPPLHPHEHGSAHRYELNHGHCSEHSFGQSCNHSHGLNHHGQL, encoded by the coding sequence ATGATACGCactgagcactttaaaatgatcGTTCAAGTTGTCAAAGAACTGGTACCTGTCCTCACGAGCGGGATTCTAACCGTGATACTTTTatcatgtgttttgtttggCATCGAAACATATTTCAACTTCACTCAAGGGGTCTTCAGTATTGGTGCCactgtttttcaaaatggaCACCTCCACAAGCTTTTGGCGTACCCTCTTTACCACAAAACTTCAGCTCAGCTTCTCCTGAACATTACAGCCCTGGTGTTTCTCAGTGGAAGTTTGGAGAAAGGTGTTGGCACCGTCCGCTTCCTGTTCTTGTTCCTCCTGCTGTCGACCACCACAGGCTTGTTTTACAGCTTCCTGGATCTTCTGCAAGAGGACGGCAGCCAGAGTCAAGCCGAGGGGTTGGTTCCTGTGGTCCTGGCATGTGTGGCTCTAACTACCATGCACACCAAAATGACTAAAGGATTCCTGTGTGGACTCAGTTTCCCCACCATGGCTCTCCCTTGGGTGCTCCTCATAATCACCACTGCCCTCATTCCTCGCAGTGTGCTCCCCTGTAACATTATTGGCATCCTGGTCGGATGGATGTATGGGAAAGGATGGTTTTCCTTTCTGGACATGTCTGAAGCCAGGTCTGGCGCTCTGGAGAAGATGATGCCTTTTAGGTTGTTGAGGAGCATCAGGGGTGTTAAGTTTGTCCCTGCTttcacagaggagaggaggaagacccTTCTTCCACTAATCAATCCAACACCAGGGTCCTACCCCGTCCAGGCTTACGCTCCATTGTCCAGCATTAACAGTCCCAATACCGTGGCAAATAGTTACGAAGGCTGGCTGAATTCGACCAGTGCTCTTACCAGTCCCACACCACCTCTCCATCCTCATGAACATGGCTCTGCACATAGGTATGAGCTAAATCATGGACACTGTTCAGAGCACAGTTTTGGCCAAAGTTGCAACCACAGTCATGGTCTTAATCATCATGGTCAATTATAG